The genomic DNA TATGAACAGTTTAACTTGAGTAACAGACGTAATGGTGTGTCATATTGGTCTTTAGGTGGTCAAGAAGATTATGAAGATGGAAGCCGCTGATCCCTTTAATGTTCCTGTGGACCCAGAAGCTCTTGGGATTCCTGTAAGTCTGATCATTAGCTTTAATATATTCACCATTTTGGGAGCTGTTGTTGCATACTAACTTTGGCTTCTATACATGTCTTTTGTTTCACATATCTCCATTACATACTTATGTTGAACTTCATAGTTATATAGTTCTCTGTGTTTTAGCGGCCTGAATACTTTTCTTTGTGAACAGACGAAAATCATGTTGATCTCAATTGACAAGACTTAGTCTTATTATTTAGCTTAGTGTAGGGGTTCATCTTTCTCTTTCAATATGTGAAAGAAATAAATTGTCCcatctttttgattttttctttgctttgtcAAGGGGTTTCAGAATTGTTGTCCAACACGTTTAACCAACTGTTTTGGGGGTATGTAATTAGGACTACTTCGATATCATCAAGACACCTATGGATTTTGGAACAGTATGCAGTAATCTTGAAAAAGGCAACATATATATGAATTCTGAGGATGTTTACAAGGATGTCCAGTACATCTGGAATAACTGTTCCAAGTACAATAAGAAAGGCGATTATATCGTGGACCTGATGAAGCGAGTGAAGAAAAATTTCATGAAGTACTGGGCTGCCGCCGGATTGTATACTGAGCAATCTGCAGGTATATTGTTATAAATTAATCCTCTCTAgcattttgactatttttttctCACGCATTGTTAAAGATTGGTAGGTGTAGGTTTCTCATACATAGATAGTTACGTTTCTGGTTACCCTTTGGGCATATAAAGTAGACATAGTGAACATATTTAAAGCTTCTGCTTCTGAATTATCTTGTGCTTTTGACAAGAGCACTATTGAAATGCATAAACATTTAAGATGAAGTAACCAccattttaataacaaaataagaaccctttaaaattgtttttttctgaaatcTGATTTCGTCATCCAGTCCAGAGCAGTTAGATGGATAAGTTAATCGTGTGAGCCTTACGTCTTTTTTTTCATATCTAGTTCTCTTATTAATATCCAGATGGAGAGATGTATAAAGGTTTTGATTAGACTAGAAAAAAGAATGTCAACATGAAGAAGGTGTTAACAATATACAGTACTTGCATTATTTCTGGTAACTATGCACTTTGGCCTGAGTAATTTAGCTTAGGATTTAACTTATTTGATTTCTTCGATTTACGATCAGAGAGTACTCAACTAGAGGATGGTGGAAATGCATCCTCCAAAGGTAGTCAATCCAAGCAGAAGAGCCAGAAGCGCCATGGGTATGCCTTTGAAACTTTTTATAGACAAGAGGTTAtcttttacaaagtttatttgtAAAAAGATCTGTTTAGCCAACCTTTAAGCTGAGTTTGGTTTCCTCTTTGTCAAATTGTATTCTACTTTTCTGTAGCCCCCAGTTCATACGTCTTGCAATTGTATCAATAGTTAATATTGAGCTTGTGATGTCCTTTTATTACTGGGAGTGGGATTTGTGATGGGGATCAGTTTCATTTGATAGTCATTATTATTTACGCTTGCAGAAGGCATCACAAGAGTGATTGTATGTGTGCGGTATGTATTTTGAAGCGACGTAAAAGAGAACGTCACAGTTCTCAAGGAAATTCTGGAGCAGTAGAGGTTAGTAATGTGTTTTGATAATCCAAACCGGGTGCTTGGTTTCAGTTTGGCTGTAACTAAaaatatctttctttctttgttgaAGGAATCTTCACCTGTGAGAAGTCCGTCTATGGATAATTCATCTATAAATATGCATGAGGAGCAGGACATGGATGTTGATGTTGACAACAAAACTGGACAAGCAGGAAAAACAGAGATCGTGGAACTAGATGATAGTCCAGTGGCAAAACGACAAAGAGTTGGTGAAAATGTGGAGGAAGTGGAAACCATTGAGGTGGAGAGTGAAACTAAAACCAAACCTGCTGTCGAGGATAAGACTCAATCGATTGATAGATCGACAGAAGAGACTGGTGACGAGCCCCTGACCAGTGCTGCAGAGAAACTGGTTGTTTTAGCTTCTTTTGAAGGTCCAAAATCAACTCAGAATGATGAGGAAGACAAGGCAAAACGACTCCGAGAGCAGAAGGTACTCTCCGAGCTTGTTTTGACTAAGCAGCAAGCACTACTGAGATTAATTGTGTTATTGCAGGAACTGCAGGAGTTAGAGCGTAAACAATGGAGAGCTAAGATGCATGAGAAGTTCCAACTCAGAAACCCTCAGCTGCTAAATCTCTGCGAGACTATCTTTCCTAACAGCAAAAACCACAGTTCTGTCTGGAACGGACCTCACTCACTGTTTAAACGTCCAGAAGACTCAAATCGCACTAGTTCCTTACACAAAGCAGTTGAGGCCTTGATGAGAAGTAGTAATTAAGGATTCACATGTAACATATAACGCTTTGCCTGTTTAGATATGTTTTGATTGATACTTCAAATGTTAAAACACCATAAGATTGTTATCACTGAAAGCAGAAACATCAATCTGTTCATGAATTTTTATGACACTGGATTCTCTTTTACATAATGATTTACTGCCATGAATCGATAAGAAGGGAATAAAACTTCACTTTAGGCATTGATTGACGTGTGCACAAAAAAAGGCATTGATTGACTTAAACTATTCCACACAAGGCTAAAAATTGTCTACTTGATAGTTGGGTCATCTGCAAATTAATGAGTTACACAATGTATAAATTGTTGAACAgcagttttatatatttacaaccGATTAAATTGTACAATATTCCCTTGTATTGTTAGTGCTTTATGAAAAAAATCCAATTTCATTGATACACATAAACAGAAATATAAACTGGAAAATTTTGGCAAGAAGAGACTTTGTTGTTGTCAAATCACAAAGCCCTATGTGTTGTTGTCCT from Raphanus sativus cultivar WK10039 unplaced genomic scaffold, ASM80110v3 Scaffold2032, whole genome shotgun sequence includes the following:
- the LOC130505133 gene encoding uncharacterized protein LOC130505133 isoform X1 → MKRKGGHKKGNKSKKSTEQDKLNESVQDSDSDQSCEHESKMVEVTSSSPSVVDPVKSVGRVKVKLKTSKAAPEPDVPLPTTKTSPQVERKEEPVPLRLPERKPVLNVYRKMKGIKIKSWKAAADGSSSATAVDTAVKAQDDIVLVKEPDEKTSQVKKPEPESAPVSSQNQQKKTDQISRYNKQELEDSLTVVKKIMKMEAADPFNVPVDPEALGIPDYFDIIKTPMDFGTVCSNLEKGNIYMNSEDVYKDVQYIWNNCSKYNKKGDYIVDLMKRVKKNFMKYWAAAGLYTEQSAESTQLEDGGNASSKGSQSKQKSQKRHGRHHKSDCMCAVCILKRRKRERHSSQGNSGAVEESSPVRSPSMDNSSINMHEEQDMDVDVDNKTGQAGKTEIVELDDSPVAKRQRVGENVEEVETIEVESETKTKPAVEDKTQSIDRSTEETGDEPLTSAAEKLVVLASFEGPKSTQNDEEDKAKRLREQKELQELERKQWRAKMHEKFQLRNPQLLNLCETIFPNSKNHSSVWNGPHSLFKRPEDSNRTSSLHKAVEALMRSSN
- the LOC130505133 gene encoding uncharacterized protein LOC130505133 isoform X2 gives rise to the protein MKRKGGHKKGNKSKKSTEQDKLNESVQDSDSDQSCEHESKMVEVTSSSPSVVDPVKSVGRVKVKLKTSKAAPEPDVPLPTTKTSPQVERKEEPVPLRLPERKPVLNVYRKMKGIKIKSWKAAADGSSSATAVDTAVKAQDDIVLVKEPDEKTSQVKKPEPESAPVSSQNQQKKTDQISRYNKQELEDSLTVVKKIMKMEAADPFNVPVDPEALGIPDYFDIIKTPMDFGTVCSNLEKGNIYMNSEDVYKDVQYIWNNCSKYNKKGDYIVDLMKRVKKNFMKYWAAAGLYTEQSAESTQLEDGGNASSKGSQSKQKSQKRHGRHHKSDCMCAVCILKRRKRERHSSQGNSGAVEESSPVRSPSMDNSSINMHEEQDMDVDVDNKTGQAGKTEIVELDDSPVAKRQRVGENVEEVETIEVESETKTKPAVEDKTQSIDRSTEETGDEPLTSAAEKLVVLASFEGPKSTQNDEEDKAKRLREQKELERKQWRAKMHEKFQLRNPQLLNLCETIFPNSKNHSSVWNGPHSLFKRPEDSNRTSSLHKAVEALMRSSN